The following are encoded in a window of Pyrenophora tritici-repentis strain M4 chromosome 6, whole genome shotgun sequence genomic DNA:
- a CDS encoding Tymo-45kd-70kd multi-domain protein: MTQVSGQIHAPSQASLGSMQNKNHHHLSTSRWRFTRSTPNLQEQAQRSPSMVSATAPTAPAKRLERVSSKMSLFNLFSRPKVERARGTADVGLAVPMRPQTPPKPTSPVSIPKSSLRQNPSPPAQQTIRARSSQIFRPTTRPTVPQNEFGSWDPPPLFQAFPQSLKHATVQACVFAPEVLMRSQSQRRQADSLRERMDSQRDLSSITENVIETKKMERTHRRLMSNSVLHPPIPELVNKIYILVTSGFVLQYAGDGPFDRLPEKVLKLGKESAAFACDLIPGKHWVLQISSHATDDGTFETGPKSSLLARLRSQNVTMRKAATSFLLVLESAEEMDAWMTTVRKEIDNLGGMKAKDDLVRASSSTDDFRGKASSETTATQHREPHIVSRAAPVDSLYSTSPKIVTSDWEAHQAEQSKRSIDSSSGQSARYNNSRLSVEVSSVASTPISQHQIQLDQLRGRSRHSFMSTTTTGSGTGTRNTSRESSPAPQSPLKEEFGSASEHEPLRSAMSLRSFHMNPANTMSSRRRSMQPLPITDENFPQAIKTPPNSKRHSLASPTSATTPELGAPFVVRPPMPKVSTPPAIEEVAPVSEPITAARASPPQVKIDVPEQPSDENVPTREDSPVRFNAPTYTAPPRRDVISPPPKDRAPVPPPQARQPLAGSSPTFVAGPAPLYASTNVDRSARRTSASPKPFLRPFPVRPQAQHGDSTTIVERRQSSLTAPFTLSLPIKVNRSVTAPIRPPSAASNMTPISKPHSLQVGPTVLRRPASVQIRPANSAAFTSSRPVLAISSTPSFVPGRRMSNVPNPATTAHKPTPSVEMLRQKAFQEQLQQRTITPKRSFASMGLPPPAPPPTVPLPSPPRNLALPTPPPTMPLPPPPQSMGLPAPPPNMPLPPTPPEVALRGTAI, from the coding sequence ATGACACAAGTATCTGGTCAGATACACGCCCCTTCGCAGGCTTCTCTGGGCAGTATGCAGAACAAGAACCATCACCATTTGTCGACATCTCGATGGCGCTTCACTCGCTCTACGCCAAACCTCCAGGAACAGGCCCAACGCTCGCCCTCCATGGTATCTGCGACCGCACCCACTGCACCCGCAAAGAGGCTTGAACGCGTCTCATCCAAGATGTCATTGTTCAACCTTTTCAGTCGACCTAAGGTGGAAAGGGCTCGTGGAACTGCAGACGTTGGCCTCGCCGTACCCATGCGGCCACAGACTCCACCCAAACCCACCTCGCCCGTGTCCATACCCAAGTCTTCGCTCAGACAGAACCCGTCACCGCCCGCACAACAGACGATACGCGCCCGCTCAAGTCAAATCTTCCGCCCCACGACACGACCTACCGTACCACAGAACGAGTTTGGAAGCTGGGATCCACCTCCGCTGTTCCAGGCATTCCCGCAGTCCTTGAAGCACGCAACAGTACAGGCATGTGTTTTTGCTCCAGAAGTTCTAATGAGATCCCAAAGTCAGAGACGGCAAGCCGATTCGCTTCGAGAGAGGATGGACAGCCAGCGCGACCTGTCTTCAATCACCGAGAACGTCATCGAGACAAAGAAGATGGAGAGAACACACAGACGACTCATGTCCAACTCAGTCTTGCACCCGCCAATCCCCGAGCTTGTGAACAAGATTTACATCTTGGTTACTTCCGGATTCGTACTTCAGTATGCTGGTGACGGGCCCTTTGACAGGTTGCCAGAGAAGGTGCTCAAGCTGGGCAAAGAATCAGCGGCATTCGCATGCGATCTCATTCCTGGCAAACACTGGGTGCTGCAGATCTCCAGCCATGCTACCGATGATGGGACTTTCGAGACGGGCCCAAAGAGCTCTCTCCTGGCTCGTCTGCGATCGCAAAACGTCACTATGCGCAAGGCAGCGACTAGCTTTCTGTTGGTCCTTGAGAGTGCAGAAGAGATGGATGCATGGATGACTACGGTGCGAAAGGAGATTGACAATCTTGGTGGCATGAAGGCAAAGGATGATTTGGTTAGGGCTTCTTCTTCCACGGACGATTTTAGAGGGAAAGCTTCCTCCGAGACGACCGCTACGCAACACCGCGAACCGCACATTGTCAGCAGGGCCGCCCCAGTTGATTCGTTATACTCGACATCACCCAAGATCGTCACCTCCGATTGGGAAGCGCATCAAGCTGAACAATCAAAACGTAGCATCGACTCATCCAGTGGACAGTCCGCTCGGTACAACAACAGTCGGCTGTCCGTCGAGGTGTCATCCGTCGCTTCAACGCCCATTTCTCAACATCAGATACAACTGGACCAACTCCGCGGCCGTTCAAGACATTCTTTCATGTCCACAACGACGACGGGTTCTGGTACCGGTACTCGAAATACCTCGCGCGAATCGTCCCCAGCTCCACAATCGCCCCTCAAGGAAGAATTTGGGTCAGCTAGCGAGCATGAACCTCTTCGGAGCGCCATGTCTCTGCGATCGTTCCACATGAACCCTGCCAACACAATGTCCTCCCGACGCAGGTCGATGCAACCTCTGCCCATCACTGATGAGAACTTCCCCCAGGCCATCAAGACGCCCCCAAACAGCAAGCGACATTCACTTGCTAGTCCAACTTCGGCGACCACACCAGAACTTGGAGCACCTTTTGTTGTACGTCCACCAATGCCAAAGGTCAGCACACCTCCCGCGATCGAAGAGGTTGCTCCGGTTAGTGAGCCCATTACGGCGGCACGCGCGTCACCTCCCCAGGTCAAGATCGATGTTCCTGAGCAACCCAGTGATGAAAATGTGCCCACACGCGAGGATAGCCCAGTAAGATTCAATGCGCCTACTTACACTGCACCGCCTCGGAGGGATGTGATTTCACCACCGCCAAAAGATCGTGCTCCTGTACCTCCACCACAAGCTCGTCAACCGCTCGCGGGCTCTTCTCCTACATTCGTCGCAGGTCCAGCGCCTCTGTATGCCTCCACCAATGTAGACAGGTCTGCACGTCGAACATCAGCGTCTCCGAAGCCTTTCCTTCGACCATTCCCAGTTCGCCCCCAGGCCCAACATGGTGATTCGACAACTATAGTGGAGAGGCGTCAATCGTCTCTTACTGCACCTTTTACACTATCTCTGCCGATCAAGGTCAACCGATCAGTGACTGCGCCTATCAGGCCTCCTTCGGCCGCGTCCAACATGACTCCAATCTCAAAGCCCCATAGTCTACAAGTTGGACCGACCGTCTTGCGTCGCCCAGCTTCAGTTCAGATTCGTCCTGCCAACTCGGCGGCCTTTACATCATCTCGTCCAGTGCTCGCAATCTCTTCAACGCCTTCTTTTGTCCCTGGTCGGAGAATGTCAAACGTACCCAACCCAGCTACAACTGCCCACAAACCAACACCTAGTGTCGAGATGCTAAGGCAAAAGGCGTTCCAAGAACAGCTTCAGCAGAGAACCATCACCCCAAAGCGTAGTTTTGCATCCATGGGTCTACCACCGCCAGCTCCACCGCCTACTGTGCCTCTTCCTTCTCCACCTCGCAATCTCGCCTTGCCCACCCCACCACCTACGATGCCGCTTCCTCCGCCGCCACAGAGCATGGGTCTCCCGGCGCCGCCTCCAAACATGCCACTCCCTCCAACACCCCCGGAAGTAGCATTGAGAGGAACCGCCATCTAA
- a CDS encoding Zn-clus domain containing protein, protein MSSSSDDSDSDSSRDSSQESSRQASQPASRRQSQVPSAPHIKLGVRRGEGNPEEPFNDAYRLLFNAEVACAAARFDTDSESQLQYNIKYVGASRWSIREQNVFYAALGRLGRDHVAGIAGAVGTKSIPETREFLLLLQDATVPEDEPPLTLRDIPAAFDVGRKCNEQLDLAADTLAWYDETCEANQEIDKYGDYWLITPQIAEDIEIAIDSARTRASTSPPASEPEFSRKGGGAVGGSCATCRKLKKKCDREQPCASCKRRNDECVYPQPPEKPQEKATTTPILEAVPEATLLQPRTMLKLSKTLFMNRSPTIPSPWAHWSEYTSDLAQEPAMYRSALNSFHTLVVSVTKRLVQTAIFQANSRLRSRRQRVDKINTPLLKKRDVLAAIDVLGMKRNGHERWRGVARRCGLRVDCGKWSHYKPHGTSREVPWDEVERILAPTDPLTDSSGITDTDSDELSKPRATRTATRLRIEKLALSDPSLKPSVVEPPPPTPAKPKKVPRPQTMSLQQFDRNASHQEERALCAMLDFEPISHDEESDVDSDGSIEEDEEEVETHLDSDDWRSSTEYRAEWDEFDTPVSPAQFLANQKPAALPPLLQSDVTDSGNNTTDAPTRAKSKPNKRKSKQTIELKTLDGATEHLGSRIESSGTESEVPTQSIETRNMQPRDLHAQSSQVQDDLPDTPRASSEESFSDMDMDVPAPSIETSGPRAPFVDSDDEGEMDWSAYIE, encoded by the exons ATGAGCTCGTCGTCTGATGATTCCGACTCTGATTCATCACGGGACTCGAGCCAGGAGAGCTCGAGGCAAGCTTCGCAACCAGCATCGCGCCGCCAGTCGCAAGTACCCAGTGCACCGCACATTAAGTTAGGCGTCAGAAGGGGCGAGGGCAACCCGGAAGAACCCTTCAACGATGCATACCGCCTGTTGTTCAACGCCGAAGTGGCCTGCGCAGCTGCACGCTTCGATACTGATAGCGAAAGTCAGTTGCAGTACAACATCAAGTACGTGGGCGCATCGCGATGGTCGATTAGAGAGCAGAATGTCTTCTACGCTGCTCTTGGCCGATTAGGAAGGGACCATGTGGCTGGCATAGCAGGAGCGGTTGGCACAAAGAGCATACCAGAGACACGGGAGTTCCTGCTGTTGTTACAAGATGCCACAGTGCCCGAGGATGAGCCCCCGCTGACGCTTCGCGACATACCCGCCGCCTTTGACGTGGGCAGAAAGTGCAATGAGCAGCTTGACCTCGCTGCTGACACGCTTGCCTGGTACGACGAGACATGCGAAGCCAACCAGGAAATAGACAAATATGGCGATTATTGGCTTATTACCCCCCAAATCGCTGAAGACATTGAAATCGCCATCGATAGCGCCCGAACGCGAGCGTCAACATCACCACCGGCGAGTGAGCCCGAATTCTCACGCAAAGGTGGAGGAGCAGTCGGAGG ATCGTGTGCCACGTGCAGGAAACTCAAGAAAAAGTGCGACAGAGAACAACCATGCGCCAGTTGCAAGCGAAGAAACGACGAATGCGTGTACCCACAGCCTCCCGAGAAGCCCCAGGAGAAAGCGACCACGACCCCGATACTCGAAGCTGTACCAGAAGCCACTCTGTTACAGCCCCGGACCATGCTCAAGCTCTCAAAGACGCTCTTCATGAACCGCTCACCCACCATACCCTCGCCTTGGGCACACTGGTCCGAATATACGTCCGATTTGGCTCAAGAGCCTGCAATGTACCGCAGCGCATTGAACAGCTTCCACACCCTCGTCGTCTCTGTTACCAAACGCCTAGTCCAGACGGCCATCTTCCAAGCCAACTCGCGTCTTCGGTCGCGTCGCCAGCGAGTTGACAAGATCAATACGCCCTTGCTAAAGAAGAGGGATGTGTTGGCTGCTATCGATGTATTGGGCATGAAAAGAAACGGCCACGAGAGATGGAGAGGGGTAGCTAGGCGCTGTGGGCTTCGTGTCGATTGCGGCAAATGGTCTCATTACAAACCCCACGGAACTTCACGAGAGGTGCCCTGGGATGAAGTGGAAAGAATCTTGGCCCCGACTGACCCGTTGACCGACTCATCAGGAATAACAGATACCGACTCTGATGAATTGTCCAAGCCAAGAGCTACGCGAACGGCGACTCGACTCCGCATAGAAAAGCTTGCCCTATCAGACCCTAGTCTCAAACCCTCCGTCGTTGAACCTCCACCTCCTACTCCTGCCAAACCCAAGAAGGTGCCCAGGCCTCAAACAATGAGCTTGCAGCAGTTTGACCGAAACGCAAGCCATCAGGAAGAGCGTGCCCTTTGTGCCATGCTCGACTTTGAGCCAATTTCGCATGACGAAGAGAGTGACGTGGATAGTGATGGCAGCATAgaggaagatgaagaagaggtTGAAACGCATCTCGACAGCGACGACTGGCGGTCATCGACAGAGTACCGTGCAGAATGGGACGAGTTTGACACCCCAGTCAGCCCGGCACAGTTCCTTGCAAATCAGAAGCCTGCCGCTCTACCACCCCTTCTGCAATCCGATGTTACAGACAGCGGCAACAACACCACTGATGCGCCAACACGAGCAAAGAGTAAGCCAAACAAGCGGAAGTCAAAGCAAACTATCGAGTTGAAAACCCTTGATGGCGCTACAGAACATTTGGGATCCAGGATCGAAAGCAGTGGGACAGAATCCGAAGTACCTACACAGTCTATCGAGACGAGGAACATGCAGCCACGTGATTTGCATGCGCAGAGTAGCCAGGTTCAAGACGATCTTCCAGACACACCGCGGGCCTCATCTGAAGAGAGTTTCAGTGATATGGACATGGATGTGCCCGCACCGTCTATCGAGACGAGCGGGCCGAGAGCGCCCTTTGTGGATTCAGATGATGAGGGAGAGATGGATTGGAGTGCATACATCGAATGA
- a CDS encoding SSL2, DNA or RNA helicase superfamily II — translation MNRDFATPSQFLPYASSMFRRPHHALKLFRRVTFTPVSAGFRCASVVPARKARRTPSPSSSPPSPPTIQPKLVLREYQEECIQAVVSFLETGHKRLGVSLATGAGKTVIFTHLIDRVPAVGDASQTLILAHRRELVEQAARHCSRTYVDKRVDIEMGNNHASGAADITVASVQSIVSGERLQKFDPSRYKLILVDEAHHIVSPSYLDVLKHFGLRYSADWTDAKVPALVGVSATLSRFDGRKLGAVIDHIVYHRDYLDMIDEGWLSDVTFTTVEMKADLTKVGTAANGDFQTSSLSKVINTDETNQLVVKAWLAKAKDRRSTLVFCVDLSHVTNLTARFRKHGFDAQYVTGDTPAKIRSARIESFRNGEFPVLLNCGVFTEGTDIPNIDCVLLARPTKSRNLLVQMIGRGMRLHETKRDCHVIDMVSTLSTGVVSTPTLFGLDPDEFVENMDAKSLKEQGERRESERQREGEVAKLVKEAPTKKLPGTIEFTDYDSIHDLIADGTSDQYFRSLSPNAWVSVGAGKLILSSNGGNYIKIEPSEDKEDQFVAKYYWKLPAMDKTKSPYGRARTIAEGDSLEHVIHAADTFAGEVFQHMWIARNQSWRRSPASQAQIDFLNKSRPAEDQLKPGDVTKGKAGDMITRIKHGVKGRYEKATAKQRSNDRVKQRAQTLRERLTGQTKVGPLAGILKNEPDMQVPLIRVNQFTQATFYCQEACDPIP, via the exons ATGAATCGTGACTTCGCGACACCCTCGCAATTTCTTCCCTACGCGTCTTCCATGTTCCGTCGTCCTCACCATGCGCTGAAGCTTTTCAGACGGGTGACTTTCACACCCGTCTCTGCCGGATTCAGATGCGCGTCTGTAGTTCCAGCCCGCAAGGCGAGGAGGACTCCATCTCCGTCTTCTTCGCCGCCATCGCCACCTACGATTCAACCCAAGTTGGTCCTGCGTGAATACCAAGAAGAATGTATTCAGGCAGTTGTATCCTTCTTAGAGACTGGTCATAAGCGATTGGGTGTTTCTCTGGCCACGGGGGCGGGCAAGACGGTCATCTTCACCCATCTCATCGACCGAGTCCCTGCTGTCGGCGATGCTTCGCAGACACTCATTCTCGCCCACCGCCGGGAACTCGTCGAACAGGCCGCCCGTCACTGCTCCCGTACCTATGTAGATAAGCGCGTGGATATTGAGATGGGCAACAATCATGCCTCTGGTGCTGCCGACATCACAGTTGCTTCTGTACAAAGCATCGTGTCTGGTGAACGCTTGCAGAAGTTTGACCCCTCCCGGTACAAGCTAATCCTTGTCGATGAAGCCCATCACATTGTCAGCCCATCTTATCTCGATGTCCTCAAGCACTTTGGGCTGAGATATTCCGCCGACTGGACCGACGCCAAGGTCCCTGCCCTGGTCGGCGTATCTGCCACACTCTCGCGCTTCGATGGACGGAAGCTGGGCGCAGTCATTGATCACATTGTGTATCATCG TGACTATCTTGACATGATCGATGAAGGCTGGCTTTCCGACGTCACCTTTACCACTGTAGAGATGAAGGCCGATCTAACCAAAGTGGGCACAGCCGCCAACGGAGACTTCCAAACCAGTTCCCTCTCCAAAGTCATCAATACTGACGAGACTAACCAACTTGTTGTCAAAGCATGGCTGGCAAAAGCAAAGGACCGTCGCTCAACCCTAGTCTTCTGCGTTGACCTGAGCCATGTCACCAACCTCACTGCTAGATTCCGAAAACACGGGTTCGATGCACAGTATGTCACAGGTGACACGCCAGCCAAGATTCGTAGTGCAAGGATCGAGTCTTTCAGGAACGGCGAGTTTCCCGTACTGCTCAACTGCGGTGTCTTTACCGAAGGCACCGATATTCCGAACATTGATTGCGTTCTTCTGGCTCGACCTACCAAGTCCCGAAATCTCCTTGTCCAGATGATCGGCAGAGGTATGCGTTTGCATGAGACCAAACGGGATTGTCATGTAATCGATATGGTATCCACGTTGAGCACTGGTGTCGTATCAACACCGACTTTGTTTGGCCTGGATCCCGATGAGTTTGTCGAAAATATGGATGCGAAAAGTTTAAAGGAGCAGGGCGAAAGGAGAGAGTCAGAGAGACAACGTGAAGGTGAAGTCGCAAAGCTTGTCAAAGAAGCCCCGACCAAGAAACTTCCCGGCACGATTGAATTTACCGACTATGACTCTATTCATGACCTCATTGCCGATGGAACAAGCGACCAATACTTCAGATCCCTCAGCCCAAACGCGTGGGTTAGCGTTGGGGCAGGCAAGCTCATTCTGTCAAGCAACGGCGGTAACTACATCAAGATTGAACCATCTGAAGACAAAGAAGACCAGTTCGTAGCAAAGTATTACTGGAAGCTGCCGGCCATGGACAAAACCAAGAGTCCGTATGGTAGAGCCCGTACTATTGCAGAAGGAGACTCACTGGAACACGTTATCCACGCTGCTGACACCTTTGCTGGCGAAGTGTTTCAGCACATGTGGATAGCAAGAAATCAATCCTGGAGAAGAAGTCCGGCTTCGCAAGCTCAAATCGACTTCCTTAATAAGAGTCGGCCGGCCGAGGATCAGTTGAAGCCAGGGGATGTCACCAAGGGAAAGGCGGGTGATATGATTACACGCATCAAGCATGGAGTCAAAGGACGTTACGAAAAGGCGACCGCCAAGCAGAGAAGCAATGACCGCGTGAAGCAGCGCGCTCAGACCTTGCGCGAGCGACTCACTGGCCAAACTAAAGTAGGACCACTCGCTG GTATCCTGAAGAATGAACCCGACATGCAAGTTCCTTTGATACGAGTGAACCAGTTCACGCAAGCTACCTTCTACTGTCAGGAAGCATGCGACCCTATCCCATAG
- a CDS encoding nitrate reductase: MSVATQNPAGVPIPPATEHQPQLYAASKSIQLPPSPPETVDGDDAKSTTSTSTEPDFSLPPPANNPPQVLDVDKSTPDAHVPRDSRLIRLTGVHPFNSEAPLTELFNEGFLTSPELFYVRNHGPVPEVQDAECLDWEFSVEGLVANPLKITLRQLLEEYENVTYPVTLVCAGNRRKEQNIVRKSKGFSWGPAGVSTALFTGVVMKDIIERAKPLRRAKYVCMEGADKLPNGYYGTSVKLNWVMDPNRGIMLAHKMNGEMLRPDHGKPLRAVIPGQIGGRSVKWLKKLIVTAEPSDNWYHIYDNRVLPTTVDPDEAAKNSKWWMDDRYAIYDLSPNSAIAYPAHDEKLALGASPDYYNVRGYAYSGGGRRVTRCELSLDKGKTWRLAKIDYAEDRYRAFEDRELYGARLDMDWRETSFCWCFWNLEIATAELKEADDIMVRVMDEAMCIQPRDVYWSVLGMMNNPWFRIVINKEGDTLRFEHPTQPALMPGGWMERVKKAGGNLTNAYWGEKIDAQESEHAAVEQVQEIKMTKDGVDSVIDIDDLRKHDNAENPWFVVNGEVYDGTAFLEGHPGGAQSIVSAAGQDATDEFMAIHSETAKAMMPEYHIGTLSEESRKALSEGEPIAESNSTRSIFLDPRVWNKTVLHSKKHVSWDTRVFRFKLDHPDQALGLPTGQHLMIRLRDPVTREAIIRSYTPISQTTRKGYCDVLIKVYADTPDRAGGKMTKALDSIPIGHSVDFKGPIGKFEYHGHGVCSVNGKERKVKQFYMICGGSGITPIFQVLRAVMQDKTDETRCTVLNGNRLVEDILCKEDLDTFASENEDRCKMLYTLTKGPEEWEGLRGRIAKPLLQEHCVRDEGESLVLICGPEALEKAAHKALGELGWKDEELMFF; encoded by the exons ATGAGTGTAGCTACGCAGAATCCAGCTGGAGTTCCCATACCACCAGCCACTGAACACCAGCCACAGCTTTACGCCGCTTCCAAATCGATACAACTACCGCCATCACCGCCAGAAACCGTGGATGGGGATGACGCTAAATCTACTACGTCAACATCGACAGAGCCTGATTTTTCACTTCCGCCACCGGCCAACAACCCACCACAAGTTCTGGATGTAGACAAATCCACCCCGGATGCGCATGTCCCACGAGATTCGCGACTGATCAGACTGACTGGTGTTCATCCTTTCAACTCAGAAGCACCATTGACCGAACTTTTTAACGAGGGTTTCTTGACTAGTCCGGAATTGTTTTACGTCCGGAATCATGGTCCAGTGCCTGAGGTTCAGGATGCTGAGTGTTTGGACTGGGAGTTTTCGGTGGAGGG TCTTGTAGCAAATCCTCTCAAAATCACATTACGACAACTGCTCGAGGAGTACGAGAACGTCACATACCCAGTGACTTTGGTTTGTGCGGGAAACAGACGGAAAGAACAAAACATTGTGAGAAAAAGCAAGGGCTTCTCATGGGGTCCAGCTGGTGTTTCGACAGCACTGTTCACTGGTGTTGTCATGAAGGACATCATCGAGCGGGCGAAGCCATTGCGAAGAGCGAAGTACGTATGCATGGAGGGTGCCGACAAGCTT CCTAATGGGTATTACGGTACCTCGGTAAAGTTGAACTGGGTCATGGATCCAAACAGGGGTATCATGTTGGCGCACAAGATGAATGGCGAGATGCTAAGGCCTGATCACGGCAAACCGTTACGAGCTGTTATACCCGGCCAAATAGGTGGTCGTAGCGTGAAATGGCTGAAGAAGCTCATTGTTACTGCTGAGCCAAGCGACAACTGGTACCACATTTACGACAACAGAGTTTTACC TACAACGGTCGACCCCGATGAGGCAGCAAAGAATTCCAAATGGTGGATGGACGATCGATATGCCATCTACGATCTTTCTCCTAACTCGGCCATTGCATATCCGGCGCACGACGAAAAGCTTGCCCTTGGTGCAAGTCCAGACTACTACAACGTCCGTGGCTATGCCTACAGTGGAGGCGGCCGACGTGTCACACGCTGTGAGTTGTCACTCGACAAGGGCAAAACATGGCGATTAGCAAAGATCGACTATGCAGAGGATAGGTACCGGGCCTTTGAAGACCGAGAGTTGTACGGCGCAAGACTGGACATGGACTGGCGCGAAACAAGCTTCTGCTGGTGTTTTTGGAACCTCGAAATTGCGACCGCAGAACTGAAAGAAGCAGATGACATCATGGTAAGAGTCATGGATGAGGCCATGTGCATTCAACCAAGAGACGTGTACTGGAGTGTACTCGGCATGATGAACAACCCATGGTTCAGGATTGTTATCAACAAAGAGGGAGATACACTTCGCTTCGAACACCCCACACAACCTGCGCTGATGCCTGGCGGCTGGATGGAGCGAGTGAAGAAGGCCGGAGGTAATCTCACCAACGCATATTGGGGAGAGAAGATTGATGCGCAAGAGTCTGAGCATGCTGCCGTCGAACAAGTGCAGGAAATCAAGATGACAAAAGATGGTGTTGACAGTGTCATCGACATTGATGACCTTCGGAAACATGACAACGCTGAGAACCCATGGTTTGTAGTCAACGGTGAGGTCTACGACGGTACTGCTTTCCTCGAGGGTCACCCAGGCGGCGCCCAGAGTATTGTGAGCGCAGCAGGCCAGGATGCTACCGATGAGTTCATGGCGATTC ATAGCGAAACAGCCAAAGCGATGATGCCAGAGTACCACATCGGTACCCTCTCTGAAGAGTCCCGCAAGGCTCTATCCGAAGGCGAACCTATCGCCGAATCAAACTCAACCCGTTCCATCTTCCTAGACCCCCGCGTATGGAACAAGACTGTTCTTCACTCCAAAAAGCATGTATCCTGGGACACGCGTGTCTTCCGCTTCAAGCTTGACCACCCGGACCAAGCGCTCGGCCTTCCCACCGGTCAACACCTCATGATCCGGCTCCGCGACCCCGTAACCCGCGAAGCCATCATCCGCTCCTACACGCCCATCAGCCAGACCACGCGAAAAGGCTACTGCGACGTCCTCATCAAAGTCTACGCCGACACCCCCGACCGAGCAGGAGGCAAAATGACAAAAGCACTCGACTCCATCCCCATCGGACACAGCGTCGACTTCAAAGGACCCATCGGCAAGTTCGAATACCACGGCCATGGTGTCTGCAGCGTCAACGGCAAAGAGCGCAAGGTAAAGCAGTTCTACATGATCTGTGGTGGGAGCGGCATAACGCCCATTTTCCAGGTTCTACGTGCTGTCATGCAGGATAAGACCGATGAGACACGCTGCACAGTGCTGAATGGGAATCGGCTTGTGGAAGATATCTTGTGCAAGGAAGATCTGGATACTTTTGCAAGCGAAAACGAGGACAGGTGTAAGATGTTATATACGTTGACCAAAGGGCCGGAGGAGTGGGAAGGCCTGAGGGGACGCATTGCGAAGCCGTTGTTGCAGGAGCATTGTGTTAGGGATGAAGGGGAGAGTTTGGTGCTTATTTGTGGACCAGAGGCATTGGAGAAGGCGGCACACAAGGCATTGGGTGAGTTGGGGTGGAAGGACGAAGAGTTGATGTTTTTCTAA